In the genome of Flaviflexus ciconiae, one region contains:
- a CDS encoding D-alanine--D-alanine ligase family protein, translated as MKNGTKIRVALIYGGSSGEHSVSCMTAGSVMSAIDQDKYEIVPIGIRKDGTWVEGISDLEILGTGTAEVGPGSPITVSYGTGGILKDGERLDVDVVFPLLHGPFGEDGTIQGLFEMAGMPYVGSGVFASAAVMDKHYTKIILREAGLPVGTWVLVTRNGWKTKRDELVEKISKLHMPLFVKPSRAGSSLGISRIESLDELDAAIAEAQQHDPKVIVEQGINGREIECAVLGGRNGDSPRASLPGEIVLDNADSGFYDYESKYVETDGLVLSIPANIPDSHREELRAMSIEAFEAIDCEGMARVDFFYDDGTLVINEINTIPGFTPYSMYPLMWQRSGFTYPELIDELITLALERNIGLR; from the coding sequence GTGAAGAACGGTACCAAGATTCGAGTCGCGTTGATCTATGGCGGGAGCTCAGGCGAGCACTCCGTTTCCTGCATGACAGCAGGCTCTGTCATGTCAGCGATCGACCAGGACAAGTACGAGATCGTGCCGATCGGAATCCGCAAGGACGGCACCTGGGTTGAGGGGATCAGCGACCTCGAGATCCTCGGAACCGGCACGGCCGAAGTTGGTCCCGGTTCACCGATCACCGTCTCCTACGGGACCGGCGGGATCCTCAAGGACGGAGAACGACTGGACGTCGACGTCGTGTTCCCGCTCCTGCACGGCCCGTTCGGTGAAGACGGAACAATTCAGGGACTGTTTGAGATGGCGGGGATGCCGTACGTTGGCTCCGGCGTTTTTGCTTCAGCCGCCGTCATGGATAAGCACTACACGAAAATCATTCTGAGGGAAGCCGGCTTGCCTGTTGGCACCTGGGTACTCGTTACCCGCAACGGCTGGAAGACCAAGAGGGACGAGCTGGTCGAGAAGATCTCGAAGCTACACATGCCGCTGTTTGTGAAGCCGTCTCGTGCTGGCTCCTCCCTGGGTATCTCCCGCATCGAATCCCTTGACGAACTCGATGCAGCAATCGCTGAAGCTCAGCAGCACGACCCGAAGGTCATTGTCGAGCAGGGTATTAATGGCCGCGAGATCGAATGCGCAGTTCTGGGTGGTCGCAACGGTGACAGCCCGAGGGCCTCCCTGCCTGGTGAGATCGTGCTCGACAACGCGGACTCCGGTTTTTACGACTACGAGTCAAAGTACGTTGAGACCGACGGCCTCGTTCTCTCCATCCCCGCCAACATCCCCGACTCACACCGCGAGGAACTGCGGGCAATGTCGATTGAGGCATTCGAGGCAATCGACTGCGAAGGCATGGCACGCGTCGACTTCTTCTACGACGATGGAACGCTCGTCATTAATGAGATCAACACGATCCCGGGCTTCACGCCCTACTCGATGTACCCCCTCATGTGGCAGAGGTCAGGCTTCACCTATCCGGAACTCATTGACGAACTCATCACCCTGGCCCTCGAACGAAACATTGGGCTGAGGTAG
- the rnc gene encoding ribonuclease III, with protein sequence MSRSKGRRKVNPPARTDREVLLASWGVDIEEALLEQALTHRSWSFENGNVPTNERLELLGDSVLSIIVTDRIYHDYPDMSEAELVPIRAAAVSETPLADIAKTIGLDGFILLGNGELVTDGRNKPSILSDTLEALIGATYLTVGLDKTRGVVEKLTAPYIIDATKAGPALDWKTSIQMVANEGKLGDVSYKIEGSGPDHARHYVATTMIGGKAWGEGEGTSRAKAEMAAAEASYEALTKAVHA encoded by the coding sequence ATGAGCCGCTCGAAGGGGCGCCGGAAGGTCAACCCTCCGGCGCGGACCGACCGTGAAGTCCTCCTAGCATCCTGGGGAGTAGACATCGAAGAGGCCCTTCTCGAACAGGCCCTCACACACCGCTCCTGGTCTTTTGAGAACGGCAACGTTCCCACCAACGAACGGCTGGAGCTTCTCGGTGACTCGGTCCTGTCGATCATCGTGACCGACCGGATCTACCACGACTACCCGGACATGTCAGAAGCCGAGCTTGTTCCCATCAGGGCAGCGGCAGTTTCCGAGACCCCGCTCGCGGACATTGCCAAAACCATTGGTCTCGATGGATTTATCCTGCTGGGCAACGGCGAGCTTGTTACGGACGGCAGGAACAAGCCGTCGATTCTCTCCGACACCCTCGAAGCGCTCATCGGGGCCACGTACCTGACCGTCGGGCTTGATAAGACCAGGGGAGTGGTCGAAAAGCTCACCGCCCCCTACATTATTGACGCAACTAAGGCCGGCCCGGCACTCGACTGGAAGACATCGATCCAGATGGTGGCGAACGAAGGAAAGCTCGGGGACGTCTCCTACAAGATCGAGGGGTCCGGCCCCGACCACGCAAGGCACTACGTTGCCACCACCATGATCGGTGGCAAGGCCTGGGGAGAGGGCGAGGGAACGTCCCGCGCCAAGGCTGAGATGGCGGCGGCGGAGGCGAGCTACGAGGCACTGACCAAGGCCGTCC
- the rpmB gene encoding 50S ribosomal protein L28, with protein MASVCDVCGKGPGFGKSVSHSHVRTNRRWNPNIQRVRALVNGSPKRLNVCTNCIKSDRIVRNTK; from the coding sequence GTGGCCTCAGTATGTGACGTCTGCGGCAAGGGCCCGGGCTTCGGCAAGAGCGTCTCGCACTCCCACGTGCGGACCAACCGCCGGTGGAACCCGAACATTCAGCGCGTACGCGCACTCGTGAATGGCTCCCCGAAGCGTCTGAACGTATGCACGAACTGCATCAAGTCAGACCGCATCGTCCGGAACACGAAGTAG
- a CDS encoding ATP-dependent DNA helicase RecG, whose protein sequence is MKAVATDGLTLLETPLDRMLGARTAKALEKLELRTAGDLLAHAPRRYVHRGELVPLSRAVEGESVTVVAHVLGTSLRPMNARRGFLLKVTISDGVYDMSLTFFAKSSRPLAFHESKLQPGTVATFSGTVSAYRGELQLTHPEYQVLEDAGDVNEEEIARPLPLYPAGVKVPTWTIEKAIGSILDQVQPDDIPEPLPDEFRSLHDLMGAYDALIALHRPVTDDDWKRARERMKFEEALILQAVLAQRGHEATSVDSEPRPHLSGGIADEFDQRLPFELTDGQKKVGKVISDDLSSARPMNRLLQGDVGSGKTVVALRAMLQVVDGGGQAALLAPTEVLAEQHYRSIVTMLGDLAAGGMLGGSDIGTRVDLLTGSLGAKQKRAVLGRLAGGETGIVVGTHALLSDNVQIPFLSLAVVDEQHRFGVDQRDALRANGGVNLLVMTATPIPRTLAMTVFGDLDVSELTELPAGRQEVTTTIVPAVKETWVDRVWERVAEEVQGGGRAFVICSRITPTENPALLEEAEEGTRPPLASVDELTEQLRTLPALQGIPIGTLTGPMGPEEKNAAMAAFQSGEVPILVATTVVEVGVDVPDATAMVIMDADRFGLSQLHQLRGRIGRGNRPGICLALSWAPPGTVASERLDAFAATRDGFALAEKDLELRREGDVLGASQSGSQSHLKYLRIRSDSRIIDLARQSAGELIEKDPTLATWPGLRAAVDSARQLSETDYIGRN, encoded by the coding sequence ATGAAGGCTGTTGCCACCGATGGACTGACGCTCTTGGAGACACCGCTGGATCGGATGCTCGGAGCGCGTACAGCGAAGGCCCTGGAAAAGCTGGAACTCCGCACTGCGGGGGATCTCCTCGCGCATGCCCCAAGGCGTTACGTTCACCGCGGTGAACTGGTTCCACTGTCGCGGGCTGTTGAAGGTGAGAGCGTCACCGTTGTCGCCCATGTGCTTGGCACGAGCTTACGACCAATGAATGCGAGAAGGGGTTTCCTTCTTAAGGTCACTATTTCTGATGGCGTGTACGACATGTCGCTCACGTTCTTCGCTAAGTCCTCCAGACCGTTGGCCTTCCACGAATCTAAGCTCCAACCGGGAACTGTAGCTACTTTCTCTGGAACCGTTTCTGCGTACCGTGGGGAACTGCAGCTCACTCACCCCGAGTATCAGGTGCTGGAAGATGCTGGGGATGTCAACGAAGAGGAAATAGCGAGACCGCTTCCCCTCTACCCGGCGGGCGTTAAAGTGCCCACCTGGACGATTGAGAAAGCCATTGGCTCCATCCTCGACCAAGTCCAACCCGATGACATACCCGAACCGCTTCCCGATGAGTTCCGTTCCCTGCACGATCTCATGGGTGCCTACGATGCGCTGATAGCCCTGCATCGCCCGGTCACCGATGATGACTGGAAGCGGGCGCGGGAACGCATGAAGTTCGAAGAAGCCCTGATCCTGCAAGCGGTTCTCGCCCAGCGCGGTCACGAAGCCACCTCCGTCGATTCTGAACCGCGACCCCACCTCTCGGGTGGTATCGCCGATGAGTTCGATCAGCGACTGCCCTTTGAATTGACCGATGGACAGAAGAAGGTCGGCAAGGTTATCTCCGATGATCTGTCGTCCGCCCGCCCCATGAACCGGCTCCTCCAGGGCGATGTTGGTTCCGGTAAGACCGTCGTCGCCCTTCGTGCCATGCTTCAAGTGGTGGACGGTGGGGGACAGGCCGCACTGCTCGCACCCACCGAGGTCCTTGCCGAACAGCACTACCGCTCGATTGTTACCATGCTCGGTGACCTGGCGGCCGGCGGAATGCTCGGCGGCTCCGATATCGGCACCCGCGTTGACCTCCTGACCGGCTCCCTCGGGGCCAAGCAGAAACGCGCCGTCCTTGGCCGGCTAGCCGGGGGAGAGACCGGCATCGTCGTCGGAACCCACGCGCTCCTCTCCGACAACGTCCAGATCCCCTTCCTTTCCCTCGCCGTTGTCGATGAGCAACATCGCTTCGGTGTGGACCAGCGCGATGCTCTGCGAGCAAACGGTGGCGTCAACCTGCTGGTCATGACGGCAACACCAATCCCACGAACACTTGCTATGACTGTCTTCGGTGACCTCGACGTCTCTGAGTTGACCGAGCTCCCGGCGGGACGACAGGAAGTCACTACCACGATTGTTCCCGCCGTTAAAGAAACATGGGTGGACCGCGTCTGGGAACGCGTCGCCGAAGAAGTGCAGGGCGGCGGCAGGGCCTTCGTCATCTGCTCCCGGATCACCCCCACCGAGAACCCGGCACTGCTAGAAGAAGCCGAGGAAGGTACACGCCCACCTCTTGCCTCCGTCGATGAACTCACTGAGCAGCTCAGAACACTTCCGGCCCTCCAAGGTATTCCCATCGGAACTCTCACCGGCCCCATGGGCCCCGAGGAGAAGAATGCCGCCATGGCAGCATTCCAATCCGGTGAAGTCCCCATCCTTGTCGCCACCACCGTGGTCGAGGTCGGTGTCGATGTTCCCGACGCCACCGCCATGGTCATCATGGACGCCGATAGGTTCGGACTATCCCAACTCCACCAGCTCCGCGGACGCATCGGACGAGGCAACCGCCCCGGTATCTGCCTCGCACTTTCCTGGGCACCGCCAGGCACCGTCGCATCGGAACGCCTCGATGCCTTCGCCGCGACCCGGGACGGGTTCGCGCTCGCGGAAAAAGACCTGGAACTGCGCAGGGAAGGCGATGTGCTGGGGGCCAGCCAGTCCGGCTCCCAATCTCACCTCAAATACCTGCGGATCCGCTCAGATTCGAGAATCATTGATCTAGCCAGGCAGTCCGCCGGTGAGCTCATCGAGAAGGACCCTACGCTGGCCACCTGGCCCGGACTGCGGGCGGCCGTTGATTCGGCACGCCAACTGTCAGAGACCGACTACATCGGGAGGAACTAA
- the coaD gene encoding pantetheine-phosphate adenylyltransferase: protein MRIAVCPGSFDPITLGHVDVVRRALTMFDEVIIGVAQNASKNYRFSPSERLGLAESAVADLPGARVMPIDGLLVDFVKDVGASAIVKGLRGAADYDGEQSMALLNRHLSGIETVFVMGDPKLAHIASSLVKDVARHGGNIDDLVPAAVAAALTGKETNV, encoded by the coding sequence ATGAGAATTGCCGTATGCCCGGGATCGTTCGACCCGATCACCCTCGGACACGTTGACGTGGTGCGCAGAGCACTCACAATGTTCGACGAAGTGATCATTGGAGTAGCCCAGAATGCCTCCAAGAACTATCGGTTCTCCCCATCGGAACGACTCGGCCTCGCCGAGTCCGCCGTGGCCGACCTGCCCGGTGCACGAGTCATGCCCATCGACGGGCTCCTCGTCGACTTCGTCAAAGACGTCGGCGCCTCCGCCATCGTCAAAGGCCTGAGAGGAGCGGCCGACTACGACGGAGAACAGTCCATGGCGCTCCTCAACCGACACCTGTCCGGAATCGAAACAGTATTTGTCATGGGAGACCCAAAACTCGCCCACATAGCCTCCTCCCTCGTCAAAGACGTAGCAAGGCACGGCGGTAACATAGACGACCTCGTCCCGGCGGCAGTCGCGGCGGCGCTCACAGGAAAGGAAACGAATGTCTGA
- a CDS encoding AMIN-like domain-containing (lipo)protein: MKRIVVAIAVSVVLAACGSDTDGPTTAPQTTTEGSAGPGEETTEPASEEPTTEDTAAPSDDPTTESTDEPTSDPTDTGEGSGDFTTGPSQSADFPDLVGAYLPETARVGGHDTYERVVVEYSGNEGTLNWSASYEDAPIQDGSGFEVDMGGEDFLTVWVSGVTYPTGDPGEFEISGLNQATAIQDVHVDMPFEGMHTFFIGVDEKRPYRVQVLNDPMRIVVDVQK, translated from the coding sequence ATGAAAAGAATTGTTGTGGCTATTGCAGTGTCGGTCGTTCTCGCGGCGTGCGGATCCGACACCGATGGCCCGACGACAGCGCCGCAGACAACCACCGAAGGCTCGGCCGGCCCCGGAGAAGAGACAACCGAGCCGGCCTCCGAGGAGCCTACAACGGAGGACACCGCCGCACCGTCCGATGATCCCACGACGGAGTCCACGGACGAGCCGACGAGCGATCCCACTGACACGGGTGAGGGCAGCGGAGACTTCACGACCGGGCCATCGCAGTCAGCTGACTTCCCGGACCTGGTTGGTGCCTACCTTCCCGAGACAGCGCGCGTTGGCGGGCATGACACCTACGAACGTGTCGTCGTCGAGTACTCCGGCAACGAGGGAACACTGAACTGGTCCGCCTCCTACGAGGACGCCCCTATCCAGGACGGTTCCGGCTTCGAGGTCGACATGGGAGGCGAAGACTTCCTCACCGTCTGGGTCTCGGGCGTTACGTACCCGACCGGTGACCCCGGGGAATTCGAGATCAGCGGCCTCAACCAGGCAACCGCCATCCAGGACGTTCATGTCGACATGCCTTTCGAAGGCATGCACACCTTTTTCATCGGTGTCGATGAAAAACGTCCCTACCGCGTACAGGTCCTCAACGATCCCATGAGAATCGTCGTCGACGTCCAAAAATAG
- the thiL gene encoding thiamine-phosphate kinase encodes MSEDELLALIARHLPASTATVPTGDDCAVLAPKGEVAISTDILVENVHFRRDWSSGADIGWRCVMQNVADAAAMRARPMSFFVAMTIPENVTADWVEDFSWGLREACDHLYSLSGPIAIDGGDLSRGPIIVAAGTVVGDMEGREPVLRSGARPGHKIVHTGNLGASARGYELIQAGKTGKAVRLFLRPEPPVNRAIGVGATAMMDVSDGLVRDCRRIAKASGVALELDSALVTAAASPDVTLEQALYGGEDHGFLATVDGPVPDGWNEIGRVVEGTGVLVDGKQVDAMGGWDHFG; translated from the coding sequence ATGAGCGAAGACGAACTCCTAGCCCTTATCGCCCGTCACCTGCCGGCCTCAACAGCGACAGTGCCAACCGGTGATGACTGTGCGGTTCTGGCACCCAAGGGAGAAGTCGCCATCTCCACCGACATTCTCGTTGAGAACGTTCATTTCCGTAGGGACTGGTCGAGCGGAGCGGACATTGGGTGGCGGTGCGTCATGCAGAACGTGGCCGATGCTGCGGCGATGAGAGCCCGCCCCATGTCGTTCTTTGTCGCCATGACAATCCCTGAGAATGTCACTGCCGACTGGGTGGAGGACTTCTCGTGGGGCCTTCGAGAAGCCTGTGATCACCTATACTCGCTCTCTGGCCCGATCGCTATTGATGGTGGCGACCTGTCACGCGGCCCAATCATTGTTGCTGCCGGCACCGTGGTGGGCGACATGGAGGGCCGGGAGCCGGTCTTACGCTCGGGAGCCCGCCCGGGACACAAGATCGTCCATACCGGTAACCTTGGCGCCTCCGCGCGCGGCTATGAGCTCATTCAGGCAGGGAAAACCGGGAAAGCAGTACGACTGTTCCTCAGGCCCGAGCCACCAGTAAACCGAGCAATCGGAGTGGGCGCTACCGCCATGATGGATGTCTCGGACGGACTGGTCAGAGACTGCCGCAGAATTGCAAAAGCCTCGGGTGTTGCTCTCGAGCTGGATTCCGCTCTCGTCACCGCGGCCGCCAGTCCCGATGTCACGTTGGAGCAGGCGCTTTATGGGGGAGAAGATCACGGTTTCCTCGCAACCGTTGACGGCCCGGTACCCGATGGCTGGAATGAGATCGGTCGAGTCGTTGAGGGGACCGGTGTGCTGGTTGACGGCAAACAAGTTGATGCCATGGGAGGCTGGGACCACTTCGGGTAA
- a CDS encoding lysophospholipid acyltransferase family protein codes for MTFAPLKHEGHERDIPVLMRAISWPVVTLVRSIQDLRVTGQNHIPPGPAIYIANHTSHLDGFVIAVALYEAGVPPRFIAKKELFKGALGAALRALGQVELDRDAPGTMIEQMAESLDKGLSIIIFPEGTFTHDPAGWPMRAKTGISRLNELRPNIPIIPISHWGNERIVHQWTGRIRWRRIFTRSEKVLVHIGHPITLTGKDHKERSSSAMTIIAEEVARLRKLLGRPMGAPPAERFVPTELNHHKRRAMIEARKAKRRPWKKVK; via the coding sequence ATGACGTTTGCCCCGCTCAAGCACGAAGGTCACGAGCGGGACATCCCTGTCCTCATGAGGGCGATTTCCTGGCCGGTTGTCACCCTCGTAAGGTCGATCCAGGATCTGCGCGTCACCGGTCAAAACCACATCCCGCCCGGCCCCGCCATCTACATCGCGAACCACACGAGCCATCTCGATGGCTTCGTTATCGCGGTGGCGCTCTACGAAGCTGGGGTACCACCCCGGTTTATCGCAAAGAAGGAACTCTTTAAGGGAGCCCTGGGAGCCGCTTTGCGGGCCCTCGGCCAGGTCGAACTGGACCGGGATGCTCCCGGCACCATGATCGAGCAGATGGCGGAGAGCCTCGACAAGGGGCTGTCCATCATCATCTTCCCGGAAGGCACCTTTACTCACGATCCGGCGGGATGGCCGATGAGAGCCAAGACGGGGATCTCGCGCCTCAACGAACTCCGCCCCAACATCCCGATCATTCCGATCTCCCACTGGGGTAACGAACGGATCGTCCACCAGTGGACCGGCCGCATCAGGTGGCGCAGGATCTTTACCCGCAGCGAGAAAGTTCTCGTCCACATCGGTCACCCCATCACGCTGACCGGCAAAGACCATAAGGAGCGATCCAGCTCGGCAATGACCATCATCGCCGAGGAAGTGGCCCGCCTAAGAAAGCTCCTGGGAAGGCCCATGGGCGCCCCACCCGCAGAGCGCTTCGTCCCCACCGAACTGAATCACCACAAGCGCCGCGCCATGATCGAAGCCCGCAAAGCCAAGCGCAGGCCCTGGAAGAAAGTGAAGTAG
- a CDS encoding RsmD family RNA methyltransferase, whose translation MPRIVSGTAKGTTIKVPKSARPTPDMVREAIFSRLEHRGYLDNTDVLDVYAGSGAFGLEAASRGARTVTAVDANREAVSTIKANAKKTGLDVLVVNQKAEAFLGTIGRSYDLIFLDPPYDMAEEALANAIAKAAPLLVHDGLLLVERDKHSPEPTWPSSLVKDDEKTWGDTVIWSALGAEYARSLDS comes from the coding sequence ATGCCCCGCATCGTCTCCGGAACCGCCAAGGGAACCACCATCAAGGTGCCCAAGTCGGCCCGTCCCACCCCCGACATGGTGAGAGAAGCAATCTTCTCCCGTCTCGAACACCGCGGATACCTCGACAACACCGACGTCCTGGACGTGTATGCAGGGTCGGGAGCCTTTGGCCTGGAAGCAGCCTCCCGCGGGGCACGAACAGTGACCGCCGTTGACGCCAACCGCGAAGCAGTCTCAACGATCAAAGCCAACGCCAAGAAAACCGGCCTTGACGTTCTCGTCGTCAACCAGAAGGCAGAAGCCTTCCTTGGCACCATTGGCAGGTCCTACGACCTCATCTTCCTCGACCCGCCATACGACATGGCGGAAGAAGCTCTCGCCAACGCAATAGCCAAAGCGGCACCGCTCCTCGTGCACGACGGCCTACTCCTTGTGGAACGGGATAAGCATTCTCCCGAACCCACGTGGCCAAGCTCTTTGGTGAAAGACGATGAGAAGACATGGGGCGACACCGTCATCTGGTCCGCGCTCGGCGCGGAGTATGCACGTAGTCTTGACTCATGA
- a CDS encoding DUF3515 family protein yields the protein MKFSRFPVVLGLAGVLGLAGCASTVGLEATPYASDPNCANMLMATPEDVSGFERSKTTAQATTAWGEGASFRCGVEPPSPSTDRCITVDGVDWLSLDSSDPRIPANGGDGTWTFISYGRVPAVEIVISTQAVGEGTVTDVLTQFSPALNLVPAERQCLGLTEAPQVYNDSEATEP from the coding sequence GTGAAGTTCTCTCGTTTCCCCGTTGTCCTTGGCCTTGCTGGTGTTCTTGGCCTCGCCGGTTGCGCCAGCACCGTTGGTCTCGAAGCAACTCCGTATGCTTCTGACCCAAACTGCGCCAACATGCTCATGGCAACACCAGAGGACGTGTCGGGCTTCGAACGGTCAAAGACGACTGCCCAGGCAACAACCGCATGGGGTGAGGGAGCGTCCTTCCGATGTGGGGTTGAGCCGCCCTCCCCTTCCACAGACCGTTGCATCACCGTTGACGGTGTTGATTGGCTGAGCCTCGACTCCTCCGACCCCCGTATCCCAGCCAACGGCGGGGATGGCACATGGACGTTTATTTCCTACGGAAGAGTGCCCGCCGTAGAGATCGTCATCTCCACCCAGGCCGTTGGCGAGGGCACCGTGACGGATGTTCTCACCCAGTTCTCCCCCGCACTCAACCTCGTACCCGCCGAGAGGCAATGCCTGGGCCTGACCGAAGCACCTCAGGTCTACAACGACTCGGAGGCAACCGAACCATAG
- a CDS encoding Dps family protein: protein MSSTVATALQSVLVDLIDISLQGKQAHWNIQGARFRSLHLQLDEIVDLARTSSDDVAERLAAIGSSPDGRAVTVSTDSSIGDISSSWIKVSDAYETIESKLQTASDNIKKHLETVDEADPLSGDLLIGIATELEKQAWMLRSATVAE, encoded by the coding sequence ATGTCAAGCACCGTAGCTACTGCACTTCAGTCCGTTCTCGTGGATCTCATCGATATTTCTCTCCAGGGCAAGCAGGCGCACTGGAACATTCAGGGTGCGCGCTTCCGTTCGCTTCACCTTCAGCTGGACGAGATTGTTGACCTGGCCCGCACGTCCTCCGATGATGTTGCCGAGCGTCTCGCCGCGATCGGTTCGTCGCCCGATGGTCGTGCAGTGACCGTTTCAACGGACTCCAGCATTGGTGACATCTCGTCCTCGTGGATTAAGGTGTCAGACGCCTACGAAACGATTGAGTCGAAGCTCCAGACGGCTTCCGACAACATCAAGAAGCACCTCGAGACCGTTGACGAGGCAGATCCCCTGTCGGGTGACCTCCTCATTGGTATCGCGACAGAACTTGAAAAGCAGGCGTGGATGCTACGTTCAGCAACCGTCGCCGAATAA
- a CDS encoding YceD family protein yields MSDAFRISLQDLRRQEGARIDLVRTIESPDFATDLVRTVGDLNIEGSLQSVSEGVLVTARVDYDQVSECARCLREIEEEGTADLAELYFYENRAKALKESGDEEAEELPLIVNDSIDLEFLVRDTIVGQMPFIPLCEPDCPGLCSVCGERLAELPEDHFHETEEEPRAPSMSFVRSSWRRNRRNEPLEGAPEGQPSGADRP; encoded by the coding sequence ATGTCCGATGCATTCCGCATCTCGCTCCAGGACCTGCGCCGACAGGAAGGTGCCCGGATCGACCTGGTCCGGACCATCGAGTCACCCGATTTTGCGACAGACCTGGTGAGAACCGTTGGAGACCTCAACATCGAGGGATCACTCCAGTCAGTATCGGAAGGTGTTCTCGTCACCGCACGAGTTGACTACGACCAGGTGTCTGAATGTGCTCGTTGCCTTCGGGAAATTGAAGAGGAAGGCACGGCCGATCTGGCTGAACTTTACTTCTACGAGAACCGGGCCAAGGCTCTCAAGGAATCCGGTGATGAGGAAGCGGAGGAGCTTCCCCTGATTGTCAACGATTCCATCGACCTCGAATTCCTCGTACGGGACACGATTGTCGGTCAGATGCCATTCATTCCCCTGTGCGAGCCGGACTGCCCCGGCCTGTGCAGCGTCTGCGGTGAGCGTCTTGCGGAGCTTCCCGAGGATCACTTCCACGAAACCGAGGAAGAGCCCCGAGCCCCCTCGATGAGCTTCGTGCGAAGCTCGTGGCGGAGGAACAGGAGAAATGAGCCGCTCGAAGGGGCGCCGGAAGGTCAACCCTCCGGCGCGGACCGACCGTGA